One window of Myripristis murdjan chromosome 8, fMyrMur1.1, whole genome shotgun sequence genomic DNA carries:
- the LOC115364151 gene encoding noggin-2-like, translated as MGMLFALLCIVVSSQSHLGAPQHLLLRPSPSDQLPVPKLREDPDPGFDPSDQDLTESTLRKKLGRNFDPDFMSVSAGNLSITGERSALTERIPDELRHLDLATTHYGLQVEVGGKVRRKIMHFLWAHTRCPVAYAWKDLGARFWPRFVKEGRCVSERSCSFPHGMFCTPAKSVSKTLLRWYCLGSATHKHCSWIPVQYPIISRCKCSC; from the coding sequence ATGGGGATGCTTTTTGCGCTGCTCTGCATCGTGGTGAGCAGCCAGTCTCACCTCGGCGCGCCCCAGCATCTGCTTCTGCGCCCTTCCCCAAGCGACCAGCTCCCGGTGCCAAAGCTGAGGGAGGACCCGGACCCGGGTTTCGACCCCAGCGATCAAGATTTAACTGAGAGCACCCTGAGGAAGAAGCTAGGGAGAAACTTCGACCCCGATTttatgtctgtctctgcagggaATCTCTCCATCACGGGCGAGCGCAGCGCGTTAACCGAGCGGATCCCCGACGAGCTGAGGCACCTGGACCTCGCTACAACTCATTACGGCCTGCAGGTGGAAGTAGGAGGGAAGGTCCGCAGGAAAATTATGCATTTCCTGTGGGCGCACACACGCTGCCCCGTCGCCTATGCTTGGAAGGATTTGGGTGCCAGATTCTGGCCACGTTTTGTGAAGGAGGGGCGCTGCGTCAGCGAGCGCTCCTGTTCGTTTCCACACGGGATGTTCTGCACACCTGCTAAATCTGTCTCCAAGACCCTCCTCAGATGGTACTGCCTGGGctctgccacacacaaacactgcagctgGATACCAGTCCAGTATCCCATCATTTCACGGTGCAAGTGTTCTTGCTGA